Proteins encoded in a region of the Psychromicrobium lacuslunae genome:
- the purM gene encoding phosphoribosylformylglycinamidine cyclo-ligase, whose translation MSESITYASAGVDVEAGDKAVELMKEAVKATHGPQVLGGVGGFAGLYDVSQLLKYREPLLATSTDGVGTKVAIAQAMDIHDTIGYDLVGMVVDDIVVVGAEPLYMTDYIACGKVVPERIADIVRGIAAACEQAGTALIGGETAEHPGLLGEHEYDVAGAASGVVEKSKLLGPERVREGDVVIAMASSGLHSNGYSLVRRVINHAGWALDRQVSELGRTLGEELLVPTRVYAADCLDLARTFDVDAEKAVHGFSHVTGGGLAANLARVLPQGLTATIERSSWELPAIFKLISELGNVPLPDLERTLNLGVGMVAIVSAQAADDAVAHLNERGLPSWVMGSVQASAADNLPKDGPDYVQGAKGVDGGAVRLLGAYA comes from the coding sequence ATGAGCGAATCGATCACCTACGCCAGTGCTGGGGTAGATGTTGAGGCCGGAGATAAAGCGGTCGAACTCATGAAAGAGGCCGTTAAAGCCACTCACGGACCGCAGGTGCTGGGCGGCGTAGGTGGCTTCGCCGGTCTCTACGATGTTTCGCAGTTACTGAAGTACCGTGAACCGCTACTGGCAACGTCAACCGATGGCGTGGGTACCAAAGTGGCCATTGCCCAGGCAATGGATATTCACGACACTATTGGCTATGACTTGGTTGGCATGGTGGTCGACGACATCGTGGTGGTTGGCGCCGAACCGCTGTACATGACCGACTACATTGCTTGCGGCAAGGTGGTGCCGGAACGCATTGCCGATATCGTGCGCGGCATTGCGGCTGCCTGCGAGCAGGCTGGTACCGCCCTGATTGGCGGCGAAACTGCTGAGCACCCGGGCCTGCTCGGCGAACACGAGTATGACGTCGCTGGCGCGGCTAGTGGCGTGGTGGAGAAGAGTAAACTGCTCGGCCCGGAACGGGTACGAGAGGGCGATGTAGTGATCGCGATGGCCTCCTCCGGCCTGCATTCAAACGGTTACTCCTTGGTCCGCCGGGTGATCAATCACGCCGGTTGGGCACTCGATCGCCAAGTCAGCGAACTGGGCCGTACCTTGGGTGAAGAACTGCTGGTTCCAACCAGGGTCTATGCAGCAGATTGCCTCGACCTGGCAAGAACTTTCGACGTCGACGCCGAAAAGGCCGTACATGGCTTCAGCCACGTCACCGGCGGCGGCCTCGCTGCCAACCTCGCCCGGGTACTTCCGCAAGGTCTGACTGCAACCATTGAGCGTTCCAGCTGGGAACTGCCCGCCATTTTCAAACTGATCTCCGAGCTGGGCAATGTGCCATTGCCGGATCTTGAGCGAACCCTGAACCTCGGCGTCGGTATGGTCGCTATTGTCAGTGCGCAAGCCGCTGACGACGCCGTCGCACACCTGAACGAACGTGGTTTGCCTTCCTGGGTGATGGGCAGCGTGCAAGCCAGTGCAGCAGACAATCTGCCCAAGGACGGGCCTGACTACGTGCAGGGCGCTAAGGGCGTCGACGGTGGCGCAGTACGTCTGCTGGGTGCTTACGCCTAA
- a CDS encoding DUF4031 domain-containing protein, giving the protein MAVYLDPPRWPAHGTMFSHLISNQSLEELHSFAATAGIPERAFDRDHYDVPMRRRAELIALGAIPVEGSELTRLLIASGLRVPARLRSESLETALSLRWRALLPGTDDIAAELLERWAEPHRHYHSRTHLLAVLEALELITAELPRTVLLAAWFHDAVYQGVAGQDEEDSARLAEILLSPHLPGNEVAEVARLVRLTVHHDPKPTDHNGALLCDADLAVLGGSAEEYARYRRAVRQDYADIAESDFRRGRAAVLQQLLALKPLYHTEQARQLWGDQAVSNLSEELAELSNPQA; this is encoded by the coding sequence ATGGCTGTCTATCTTGATCCGCCGCGCTGGCCCGCGCACGGCACCATGTTTTCGCATCTGATTTCCAACCAGTCACTGGAAGAACTTCATAGCTTTGCCGCTACGGCTGGCATTCCAGAACGCGCCTTCGATCGTGATCACTACGATGTGCCGATGCGACGACGTGCTGAACTGATTGCCTTAGGGGCCATCCCCGTCGAGGGCAGCGAGCTCACCAGATTGCTGATCGCCAGCGGTTTACGCGTGCCGGCCCGGCTGCGCAGCGAGTCGCTGGAAACCGCGCTCAGCTTACGCTGGAGAGCCTTGTTGCCCGGTACCGATGACATTGCCGCCGAGCTGCTGGAGCGCTGGGCCGAACCGCACCGGCACTATCATTCCCGAACCCACCTCTTGGCTGTGCTGGAAGCGCTTGAACTGATCACCGCTGAGCTCCCCCGAACCGTGCTGCTAGCCGCCTGGTTTCACGACGCGGTTTACCAGGGCGTGGCCGGGCAAGACGAAGAAGATTCGGCCCGGCTCGCCGAAATTCTCCTTAGCCCGCACCTCCCCGGCAACGAAGTAGCAGAAGTTGCCAGATTAGTCCGGCTCACCGTGCACCATGACCCGAAGCCTACTGACCACAACGGCGCCTTGCTTTGCGATGCCGACCTCGCTGTGCTCGGCGGTAGCGCCGAAGAATACGCGCGTTATCGCAGGGCGGTCCGCCAGGATTACGCCGATATCGCCGAATCGGACTTTCGACGCGGCCGGGCTGCCGTGTTGCAACAACTTTTGGCACTCAAACCGCTTTATCACACCGAACAGGCCCGGCAGCTGTGGGGTGATCAAGCAGTCAGCAACCTCAGCGAAGAACTCGCCGAGCTGAGCAACCCCCAGGCCTGA
- the deoD gene encoding purine-nucleoside phosphorylase, which translates to MSVHLAAQPGEIAPHVLMPGDPLRAQWIAETFLEDAQQYNTVRNMFGYTGHYQGLPVSVQGSGMGQPSMSIYATELMQDYGVKTIIRVGTCGAISHQVNLRDVIIANTASTDSAMNRLRFHGIDFAPGADFALLRHAVEVSEERGLSSKVGGLFSSDLFYNDRPELAMQLADYGVLAIEMEASALYTLALKYGVQALTVATVSDHILTEEATSAQERQETFSAMIELSLEAVKRNAQATATG; encoded by the coding sequence ATGTCTGTTCATTTAGCTGCCCAGCCCGGCGAAATCGCACCGCACGTCCTGATGCCCGGAGATCCGCTGCGCGCGCAGTGGATTGCTGAGACTTTCCTGGAGGACGCCCAGCAGTACAATACGGTGCGCAATATGTTTGGCTACACAGGTCATTATCAAGGCCTGCCGGTGTCTGTTCAAGGCAGCGGGATGGGGCAGCCGTCAATGTCGATCTACGCCACCGAATTAATGCAGGACTACGGCGTGAAAACCATTATCCGGGTCGGCACCTGCGGCGCTATTTCGCACCAAGTGAATCTTCGCGACGTGATTATTGCCAATACCGCCTCAACTGATTCGGCGATGAATCGACTGCGTTTTCACGGCATTGACTTCGCTCCGGGGGCGGATTTCGCGCTACTGCGACATGCCGTCGAGGTGTCCGAAGAACGAGGCCTCAGCAGTAAGGTTGGCGGTTTATTCTCCTCGGACCTGTTCTACAACGACCGTCCCGAACTCGCCATGCAGCTGGCCGACTACGGGGTGCTGGCCATTGAGATGGAAGCCTCCGCACTCTACACCCTGGCGCTCAAATACGGTGTTCAGGCGCTCACCGTGGCCACCGTATCGGACCATATCCTGACCGAAGAAGCCACCAGCGCCCAGGAACGTCAAGAAACCTTCAGCGCCATGATCGAGCTCTCCCTGGAAGCGGTGAAGCGCAACGCCCAGGCAACTGCCACGGGCTGA
- a CDS encoding DUF3073 domain-containing protein, with amino-acid sequence MGRGRQKAKATKQARDMKYYSPSTDYSALERELSHTSSPASKRYSEEPDEPDYSEYEDKYADDDTDTRRIG; translated from the coding sequence ATGGGGCGCGGCCGTCAAAAGGCAAAAGCTACTAAGCAGGCTCGGGACATGAAGTACTACTCGCCGAGCACTGACTACTCGGCGCTGGAACGCGAGCTCTCGCACACCTCCAGCCCTGCCTCCAAACGCTACTCGGAAGAGCCGGATGAGCCGGACTATTCCGAATATGAGGATAAGTACGCGGACGACGATACGGACACTCGCCGGATCGGTTAG
- a CDS encoding TIGR03086 family metal-binding protein, with protein sequence MTTIAVGVPVTGSRVSELLTVPEQLNSWLSIVARADPRLGGEFRFTVAPGLHARGHFSCLKPDLVGWAFSWEGFKTGPLTEVLWSIRAGDADSEITVEFDPELAGDLAPAVARLLRVCAGDALGPAEWIHLKEPSELDTSVEAALAVMLDVLRRIGPEHYKLPTPCEHFTVEQLLEHAFGSYRYALDALNLHTVLQADLQRSDDYVARLAKSGQAIIEEFRHRLRGEGPDLLPAALAEEQNQFISGMLGSELFVHAWDLARATSMELTVPAGFIRYRAAQDDPAAMTPLIEQGLFKTAFPIAEDADELARVIAYTGRNPDWRP encoded by the coding sequence ATGACCACCATCGCTGTTGGCGTGCCTGTGACCGGATCGCGCGTGTCCGAATTATTGACAGTCCCTGAGCAGCTCAACAGCTGGCTCAGTATTGTGGCGCGCGCCGATCCGCGGCTCGGCGGCGAATTCAGATTCACGGTGGCTCCCGGTTTGCATGCTCGTGGTCATTTCAGCTGCCTGAAACCCGATCTTGTGGGCTGGGCTTTCAGCTGGGAGGGCTTCAAAACTGGGCCGTTGACCGAAGTGCTGTGGAGCATCCGGGCTGGTGACGCCGACAGTGAGATCACCGTTGAATTTGACCCCGAGTTAGCTGGCGACCTGGCCCCAGCCGTTGCACGGTTGCTGCGGGTCTGCGCTGGAGATGCATTGGGACCCGCGGAATGGATCCATCTTAAGGAACCCAGCGAGCTTGACACCAGCGTGGAAGCCGCGCTTGCGGTGATGCTTGACGTGCTGCGAAGGATCGGTCCAGAACACTACAAACTGCCGACCCCTTGCGAGCACTTCACCGTAGAACAACTGCTGGAACATGCCTTTGGCTCGTATCGCTACGCATTGGATGCCCTGAATCTGCACACCGTGCTTCAAGCCGATCTGCAGCGATCCGATGACTATGTTGCGAGATTAGCCAAATCGGGCCAAGCCATTATTGAAGAGTTCAGGCATCGGTTACGAGGTGAAGGCCCGGACCTGCTTCCGGCGGCCCTGGCAGAGGAACAGAACCAGTTTATTTCCGGCATGCTGGGCAGCGAGCTCTTTGTGCATGCCTGGGACCTAGCCAGGGCAACATCAATGGAATTGACGGTGCCCGCTGGCTTTATCCGTTACCGGGCTGCGCAAGACGATCCGGCCGCAATGACCCCGCTGATTGAACAGGGGCTGTTCAAAACAGCCTTCCCGATAGCCGAGGATGCCGACGAGTTAGCCCGCGTGATTGCCTACACCGGTCGGAACCCGGATTGGCGTCCCTGA
- a CDS encoding YccF domain-containing protein codes for MKAILNVIWLVFGGLWLALGYFLAGVVCCILIITIPWGIASFRIAGYALWPFGRTVVDKPKGPGVVATLGNVIWLLVAGIWIAIGHVLTAIAMAITIIGIPLAIANLKLIPVSLMPLGKMVVPTDRPFVSTYR; via the coding sequence GTGAAAGCGATTCTTAACGTCATTTGGTTGGTCTTCGGCGGTCTGTGGTTGGCGCTGGGTTATTTTCTCGCCGGTGTAGTGTGCTGCATTCTGATTATCACCATCCCCTGGGGCATTGCCTCTTTCAGAATTGCAGGCTACGCGCTCTGGCCCTTCGGCCGGACAGTGGTCGACAAGCCCAAAGGCCCCGGGGTGGTCGCCACGCTGGGAAATGTGATCTGGTTGCTAGTCGCTGGGATCTGGATTGCCATCGGCCATGTCCTGACCGCCATCGCGATGGCCATCACGATCATTGGCATCCCGCTGGCGATTGCCAATCTCAAGCTCATCCCGGTCTCGCTCATGCCACTCGGCAAGATGGTGGTCCCCACCGACCGGCCCTTCGTCTCGACCTACCGCTAA
- the clpB gene encoding ATP-dependent chaperone ClpB, producing the protein MDTKFTTKTQEALSAAAMNASTAGNPQVEPAHMLKALMDQREGVAVALLKAAGVDPEAISVQASAAIKALPASSGSTVAQAQFSRSGLQAIQAAEQEAESLGDSYISTEHLLLGLAAGSDEVARLLRESGASVEALRAALPGVRGDRKVTSADPENTFQALEKFGLDLTEVARAGKLDPVIGRDSEIRRVVQVLSRRTKNNPVLIGEPGVGKTAVVEGLAQRMVAGDVPESLRGKSLISLDLGAMVAGAKYRGEFEERLKAVLEEIKNSDGQIVTFIDEIHTVVGAGASEGAMDAGNMLKPMLARGELRLIGATTLDEYREHIEKDPALERRFQQVYVGEPSVDDTIGILRGLKERYEAHHKVAIADSALVAAASLSNRYISGRQLPDKAIDLVDEAASRLRMEIDSAPEEIDQLRRSVDRLTMEELALESETDAASVERLEALRADMADKKEELAALNARWEAEKAGLNRVGELKAKLDELRSVAEKAQREGDLEQASRVLYGEIPGLEAELAEAQKAEESLADVSKPELMVAEEVTADDIAEVISAWTGIPAGRMLQGESQKLLSMEQVLGSRLIGQAKAVTAVSDAVRRARAGISDPDRPTGSFLFLGPTGVGKTELAKALADFLFDDERAMVRIDMSEYSEKHAVSRLVGAPPGYVGYEEGGQLTEAVRRRPYSVVLLDEVEKAHPEVFDILLQVLDDGRLTDGQGRTVDFRNVILVLTSNLGSQFLVDPLLDEAQKRDSVMSVVNASFKPEFLNRLDDVVMFDALNVTELSRIVDLQVQKLAARLQERRLTLQVTDGARAWLAMTGFDPAYGARPLRRLVQREIGDRLAKGLLAGEINDGDTVLVDTAADVDELGVESSSSNTGLTVRRA; encoded by the coding sequence TTGGACACTAAATTCACCACTAAGACGCAAGAGGCGCTCTCTGCGGCAGCGATGAATGCCTCTACAGCAGGGAACCCTCAGGTTGAGCCAGCGCATATGCTCAAGGCTTTGATGGATCAGCGCGAAGGGGTGGCAGTCGCTTTGCTCAAAGCGGCAGGAGTGGATCCCGAGGCGATCAGTGTGCAAGCCTCCGCAGCGATTAAGGCGCTACCCGCTAGCTCGGGGAGCACCGTGGCGCAGGCTCAATTTTCGCGTTCTGGACTGCAGGCTATTCAAGCTGCCGAGCAGGAAGCTGAATCGCTTGGCGACTCCTATATTTCCACCGAACACCTATTGTTGGGGCTGGCTGCGGGCTCCGATGAGGTGGCTCGATTGCTGCGTGAATCCGGTGCTTCGGTAGAGGCGCTGCGGGCTGCCTTGCCGGGCGTTCGAGGTGACCGTAAAGTCACTTCCGCTGACCCGGAGAACACTTTTCAGGCTTTGGAGAAGTTCGGGCTGGACCTCACCGAAGTGGCTCGAGCGGGCAAGCTCGATCCGGTGATCGGACGTGATTCCGAAATTCGCCGAGTGGTTCAAGTGCTGTCCCGGCGAACCAAGAATAACCCGGTGCTGATCGGTGAACCTGGCGTTGGTAAGACCGCTGTGGTGGAGGGCTTGGCGCAACGGATGGTGGCCGGGGACGTGCCGGAAAGCCTGCGCGGTAAGTCGCTGATCAGTCTTGATCTGGGGGCCATGGTGGCCGGGGCGAAGTATCGCGGTGAGTTCGAAGAGCGACTCAAGGCTGTGCTGGAAGAGATTAAGAACTCCGACGGCCAGATTGTCACCTTCATTGATGAGATCCATACCGTGGTGGGGGCAGGCGCTTCTGAGGGTGCCATGGACGCCGGCAATATGCTCAAACCAATGCTGGCGCGCGGCGAATTACGCTTGATCGGCGCCACCACCTTGGACGAGTATCGTGAGCACATTGAAAAAGACCCGGCGCTGGAACGGCGCTTTCAGCAGGTCTACGTCGGCGAACCCAGCGTGGATGACACTATCGGCATCCTGCGCGGCCTCAAGGAACGTTACGAAGCTCATCATAAAGTGGCAATAGCTGACTCGGCGCTGGTGGCGGCCGCCTCGCTTTCGAACCGCTATATTAGCGGCCGGCAGCTGCCCGATAAGGCCATTGACCTCGTTGATGAGGCTGCTTCCAGGCTGCGGATGGAAATCGATTCTGCGCCGGAGGAGATCGATCAGTTGCGCCGCTCGGTGGACCGGCTCACCATGGAAGAACTGGCGCTGGAAAGCGAAACGGATGCTGCTTCGGTCGAACGCCTCGAGGCGTTACGTGCCGATATGGCCGATAAAAAGGAAGAGCTGGCGGCGCTGAATGCCCGATGGGAGGCGGAGAAGGCCGGGCTGAATAGGGTCGGCGAGCTGAAGGCCAAGCTGGACGAATTGCGATCGGTGGCCGAAAAGGCGCAGCGTGAGGGCGATCTGGAACAGGCGTCGAGGGTCCTCTACGGGGAGATCCCCGGCCTTGAAGCAGAGCTGGCGGAGGCACAGAAGGCCGAAGAGTCGCTCGCCGATGTGAGTAAGCCGGAACTGATGGTGGCCGAAGAAGTCACGGCCGACGATATTGCCGAAGTGATTTCCGCGTGGACCGGCATCCCAGCTGGCCGGATGCTGCAAGGTGAGAGCCAGAAGTTACTCAGTATGGAGCAGGTGCTGGGTTCACGATTGATTGGCCAGGCGAAAGCTGTCACCGCGGTCTCCGATGCGGTGCGTCGCGCGCGGGCTGGGATTTCGGATCCGGATCGACCCACAGGTTCGTTCCTTTTCCTGGGACCAACGGGCGTTGGTAAGACCGAGTTGGCTAAAGCGCTGGCAGACTTCCTCTTCGATGATGAGCGCGCCATGGTTCGCATCGATATGAGCGAATACTCCGAAAAACATGCTGTCTCGCGTCTAGTTGGCGCACCTCCTGGGTACGTCGGCTATGAGGAGGGCGGCCAGCTCACCGAGGCGGTGCGACGTAGGCCTTATTCGGTGGTGTTGCTCGACGAGGTGGAAAAGGCCCACCCGGAAGTTTTCGACATTCTGCTGCAGGTACTGGACGACGGTCGGCTGACTGATGGTCAGGGCCGCACGGTGGACTTCCGTAACGTGATCCTGGTGCTGACCTCCAACCTCGGTTCTCAGTTCCTGGTCGACCCGCTACTGGACGAGGCGCAGAAACGTGATTCGGTGATGTCGGTGGTGAACGCCTCGTTCAAACCCGAGTTCCTGAACCGGCTTGACGATGTGGTGATGTTTGACGCGCTCAACGTCACGGAGCTATCCCGGATTGTGGATTTGCAGGTGCAAAAGCTGGCTGCCAGGTTACAGGAGCGCCGGCTGACTCTACAGGTCACCGATGGTGCCAGGGCTTGGCTGGCGATGACTGGTTTCGACCCAGCCTATGGGGCAAGGCCGTTGCGTCGCCTGGTGCAGCGTGAGATTGGTGACCGCTTGGCTAAGGGACTGCTGGCCGGGGAAATCAACGATGGTGACACGGTGCTGGTTGACACCGCAGCAGATGTCGACGAGCTCGGCGTGGAAAGCTCGAGTAGCAACACGGGTCTCACCGTCCGCAGGGCTTAG
- a CDS encoding aldo/keto reductase, whose product MSINLGDNFQVSSLGFGGMALTPVYGPSDPTEALATLNHAVDVGVSFIDTANVYGMGSNEELIAKLLKSRRDEVQLATKFGIASNPATGGREVRGDPAYVKESAAASLKRLDTEVIDLYYLHRLDARVPIEETVGAMAELVQEGKVRHLGLSEVTASELERATAVHPIAAVQSEWSIWSRDVEQSVVPASARLGVGFVPYSPLGRGFLTGTLAAKNLAENDFRRQIPRFDGDAVDANQAVVEVIRRVASELRVGEAEATPAQVALAWLLTQGRRFGLPVVPIPGTRRAARIDENLGAVTLELSDAQLAALDEAADAVVGSRSNTPNWVSSDRE is encoded by the coding sequence ATGAGCATTAATCTCGGCGACAATTTCCAGGTCAGCTCGCTGGGCTTCGGCGGCATGGCCCTCACCCCGGTGTACGGACCCAGCGATCCGACTGAGGCTCTAGCCACCCTGAATCATGCGGTCGACGTCGGTGTCAGCTTCATCGACACGGCCAATGTTTATGGCATGGGCAGCAATGAAGAACTCATCGCTAAGCTGCTCAAATCCCGCCGCGACGAGGTCCAGCTGGCCACTAAATTCGGTATCGCCAGTAATCCGGCAACCGGTGGCCGAGAGGTGCGCGGCGATCCGGCCTACGTCAAAGAATCTGCGGCCGCCAGCCTCAAACGTTTAGATACCGAGGTGATCGACCTTTACTATCTACACCGGCTTGACGCCCGGGTACCTATTGAAGAAACCGTTGGCGCGATGGCCGAACTAGTGCAGGAGGGAAAAGTGCGCCATTTGGGTCTCTCCGAAGTGACAGCGTCGGAGTTGGAACGCGCTACAGCTGTGCACCCCATCGCCGCTGTACAAAGTGAGTGGTCCATTTGGAGTCGCGATGTAGAGCAGAGCGTGGTTCCAGCGTCCGCTCGCTTGGGCGTTGGCTTCGTGCCCTACTCGCCCTTAGGCCGCGGCTTCCTCACCGGCACCCTGGCCGCCAAAAACCTTGCTGAGAACGACTTCCGCCGCCAAATTCCCAGGTTCGACGGCGACGCCGTTGACGCCAACCAAGCGGTCGTCGAAGTGATCCGCCGGGTCGCCAGCGAACTCAGGGTCGGCGAGGCCGAAGCCACCCCGGCGCAGGTCGCGCTGGCTTGGCTATTAACTCAAGGCAGGCGATTTGGCCTGCCAGTAGTACCAATTCCAGGCACCAGACGTGCCGCGCGAATCGACGAAAACCTCGGTGCTGTCACTCTCGAACTGAGCGACGCTCAGCTCGCTGCCCTGGATGAGGCAGCGGATGCGGTGGTTGGCAGCCGTTCCAATACCCCGAACTGGGTGTCATCGGACCGCGAATAA
- a CDS encoding amino acid permease has protein sequence MARVANPYSIWRRKPVDEIEEESGKSGLKKSLGLWQLTAIGVGGIVGVGVFSLAGLVAHGDANNPAVGPAVLISFLIAGAASAAAALSYAEFAGMVPRAGSAYTYGYVALGEAAGWFIGWDLLLEYIAIVAVVAIGISGYFDAFLSGFGVHLPDWMSQTADSPGGLINLPAIVICLLVTFILSRGTKALGRFEIIAVALKILLILFIVGLGLFYINTNNYSPFMPFGFGPVIAGSATVFFAVFGYDAMSTAAEESTDGKKHMPKAIVLSLIIAMVLYVGATLVLTGMQNYQDIDPKAGFASAFTSVGLPVIATIISVFAVISIITVMLTFLLGVTRVWFSMSRDGLLPKWFSQVDRRGVPQRVTWIAGVGSAVLAGIFPIREVADLTNIGILAAFVVVCVSVIVFRYTKPNTPRTFRLPWMPVVPVFGVLASGYLIAQLHWETWLRFVVWLIVGLVVYFFYGRKHSLMNPDSPRHQLKK, from the coding sequence ATGGCACGCGTAGCCAATCCCTATTCGATCTGGCGGCGCAAGCCGGTCGATGAGATCGAAGAAGAAAGTGGCAAGAGCGGACTCAAAAAGAGTCTTGGCCTCTGGCAACTGACCGCAATCGGCGTCGGCGGCATCGTCGGCGTCGGGGTGTTCTCGCTCGCCGGGTTGGTCGCGCACGGCGACGCCAATAACCCGGCGGTCGGACCGGCGGTGTTGATCTCCTTCTTGATCGCCGGGGCAGCCTCCGCGGCGGCGGCGCTGTCTTACGCGGAGTTCGCCGGCATGGTTCCCCGCGCCGGTTCTGCCTACACCTACGGTTATGTGGCGCTCGGCGAGGCCGCCGGCTGGTTCATCGGCTGGGATCTTTTGCTGGAGTACATTGCCATTGTCGCGGTGGTGGCAATCGGGATATCCGGCTACTTTGACGCCTTCCTTTCCGGTTTCGGCGTGCATTTGCCCGATTGGATGTCACAAACCGCTGACTCGCCCGGCGGTCTGATTAATCTGCCTGCGATTGTGATCTGCCTGCTCGTTACCTTCATTCTGAGCCGTGGCACCAAGGCCTTAGGGCGCTTTGAAATCATTGCCGTGGCGCTCAAAATCCTACTGATTCTGTTCATTGTCGGTCTCGGGCTGTTCTACATCAACACAAATAACTACTCGCCGTTCATGCCCTTTGGTTTCGGACCGGTGATCGCCGGTTCAGCGACTGTGTTCTTCGCCGTGTTCGGTTACGACGCAATGAGTACCGCGGCGGAGGAATCAACCGACGGTAAGAAGCACATGCCCAAGGCTATTGTGCTGTCGCTGATCATCGCCATGGTGCTCTACGTCGGTGCCACCCTGGTGCTCACCGGCATGCAGAACTATCAGGACATCGATCCCAAAGCCGGCTTCGCCTCCGCTTTCACCAGCGTCGGACTGCCGGTAATTGCCACCATTATTTCGGTCTTCGCGGTGATCTCGATCATTACGGTGATGCTCACCTTCCTGCTCGGTGTCACCCGAGTCTGGTTCTCGATGAGCCGCGACGGCCTCTTGCCGAAGTGGTTCTCTCAGGTGGATCGCCGCGGTGTGCCACAGCGGGTGACTTGGATTGCCGGGGTGGGCTCAGCCGTATTAGCTGGCATCTTCCCGATCCGCGAAGTAGCCGATCTGACGAATATTGGCATCCTGGCGGCCTTCGTGGTGGTGTGCGTTTCGGTTATTGTCTTCCGCTACACCAAGCCCAACACCCCGCGCACCTTCCGGCTGCCCTGGATGCCGGTGGTGCCGGTCTTTGGCGTGCTGGCCTCGGGATATCTGATCGCTCAACTGCACTGGGAGACCTGGCTGCGCTTCGTGGTCTGGCTGATCGTCGGTCTGGTGGTTTACTTCTTCTACGGTCGTAAGCACTCGCTCATGAACCCGGATAGCCCCCGTCATCAGCTGAAGAAGTAG
- a CDS encoding MerR family transcriptional regulator, with translation MSTQQRTIKASKPSVLKPARADTPAAAADEPGEQILSISDVSEATGLSQDTLRWYEREGMFPHIARGGDRRRKYNQDDLARIMLLVKLRRTGMSVHDMQRFVHLLAGGKETHQERMTLLLEHRIKVLAQLEQVRSDLEMVDLKIAHYDQLISLDQDCIAEQNPLKTNESKATNEH, from the coding sequence ATGAGCACACAGCAGCGGACAATCAAGGCTTCCAAACCGAGCGTCTTGAAACCGGCAAGGGCCGATACACCGGCAGCCGCAGCAGACGAACCCGGCGAGCAGATCCTTTCGATATCCGATGTCTCTGAAGCAACTGGGCTGAGTCAGGACACACTTCGTTGGTATGAACGCGAAGGTATGTTCCCCCATATCGCCCGCGGCGGAGATCGACGCCGGAAATACAACCAGGACGACTTGGCCAGGATTATGTTGCTGGTCAAGCTACGCCGTACCGGGATGTCGGTGCACGATATGCAGCGCTTCGTGCATCTACTGGCGGGCGGAAAAGAAACTCACCAGGAACGCATGACGCTGTTGCTGGAGCATCGGATCAAGGTACTCGCACAGCTTGAGCAGGTGAGGTCGGACCTTGAGATGGTCGACCTCAAAATCGCTCACTACGACCAACTGATCTCTCTCGATCAGGACTGTATTGCTGAGCAAAACCCCCTTAAAACAAATGAATCGAAGGCGACTAATGAGCATTAA
- a CDS encoding HutD family protein: MPVVRYRELKSQRWLNGGGETRVLASATGPDGDFDWRISIAEVNKAGEFSELPGIDRIITLIDGEFLMLTVDGVEQGLERYRPFRFSGDAATSAELPTGPGMDLNLMTRRGSYRGFVTVLEISKKRPHPVFEDQWAVLLQGSAQLADGSQLERFDAVQGAATPPEISGRGFIAVISLEPEPASD, encoded by the coding sequence ATGCCAGTGGTGCGATATCGAGAGCTAAAGTCTCAGCGCTGGCTAAACGGTGGCGGGGAGACCAGAGTGCTGGCTTCGGCGACCGGGCCAGATGGTGACTTTGACTGGCGAATCAGTATCGCCGAAGTCAACAAGGCCGGGGAGTTTTCCGAGCTGCCTGGGATCGACCGGATCATCACCCTGATCGACGGCGAGTTCCTGATGCTCACCGTCGACGGCGTGGAACAGGGCTTGGAACGCTACCGACCGTTCCGATTCTCGGGCGATGCCGCGACCAGCGCGGAGCTGCCGACCGGGCCGGGAATGGATCTCAATCTGATGACAAGACGCGGCAGCTACCGGGGTTTCGTTACGGTCTTGGAAATCTCGAAAAAGCGCCCGCACCCAGTCTTCGAAGATCAGTGGGCAGTGTTGCTGCAGGGCTCAGCACAGCTTGCCGACGGTAGCCAGCTTGAGCGTTTCGACGCGGTGCAGGGCGCCGCTACACCGCCGGAGATCAGCGGTCGTGGTTTTATCGCGGTGATCAGCTTGGAACCTGAGCCTGCCAGCGACTAA